In Macaca nemestrina isolate mMacNem1 chromosome 11, mMacNem.hap1, whole genome shotgun sequence, a single window of DNA contains:
- the LOC105473942 gene encoding 5-hydroxytryptamine receptor 2B isoform X2, whose product MPEHILQSTFVHVISSNWSGLQTESIPEEMKQIVEEQGNKLHWAALLILMVIIPTIGGNTLVILAVSLEKKLQYATNYFLMSLAVADLLVGLFVMPIALLTIMFEAMWPLPLVLCPAWLFLDVLFSTASIMHLCAISVDRYIAIKKPIQANQYNSRATAFIKITVVWLISIGIAIPIPIKGIETDVDNPNNITCVLTKERFGNFMLFGSLAAFFTPLAIMIVTYFLTIHALQKKAYLVKNKPPQRLTWSTVSTVFQRDETPCSSPEKVAMLDGSRKDKALCNSSDERLTRRTSTIGKKSVQTISNEQRASKVLGIVFFLFLLMWCPFFITNITLVLCDSCNQTTLQMLLEIFVWIGYVSSGVNPLVYTLFNKTFRDAFGRYITCNYRATKSVKTLRKRSSKIYFRNPTAENSKFFKKHGIRNGINPAMYQSPMRLRSSTIQSSSIILLDTLLLTENEGDKTEEQVSYV is encoded by the exons ATGCCTGAGCACATTTTGCAGAGCACCTTTGTTCACGTTATCTCTTCTAACTGGTCTGGATTACAGACAGAATCAATACCAGAGGAAATGAAACAGATTGTTGAGGAACAGGGAAATAAACTGCACTGGGCAGCTCTTCTGATACTCATGGTGATAATACCCACAATTGGTGGAAATACCCTTGTTATTCTGGCTGTTTCGCTGGAGAAAAAGCTGCAGTATGCTACTAATTACTTTCTAATGTCCTTGGCGGTGGCTGATTTGCTGGTTGGATTGTTTGTGATGCCAATTGCCCTCTTGACAATAATGTTTG agGCTATGTGGCCCCTCCCACTTGTTCTATGTCCTGCCTGGTTATTCCTTGACGTTCTCTTTTCAACCGCATCCATCATGCATCTCTGTGCCATTTCAGTGGATCGTTATATAGCCATCAAAAAACCAATCCAGGCCAATCAATACAACTCACGAGCTACAGCATTCATCAAGATTACAGTGGTGTGGTTAATTTCAATAG GCATTGCCATTCCAATCCCTATTAAAGGGATAGAGACTGATGTGGACAACCCAAACAATATCACTTGTGTGCTGACAAAGGAACGTTTTGGCAATTTCATGCTCTTtggctcactggctgccttctttACACCTCTTGCAATTATGATTGTTACCTACTTTCTCACTATCCATGCTTTACAGAAGAAGGCTTACTTGGTCAAAAACAAGCCACCTCAACGCCTAACATGGTCAACTGTGTCTACAGTTTTCCAAAGGGATGAAACACCTTGTTCGTCACCGGAAAAGGTGGCAATGCTGGATGGTTCTCGAAAGGACAAGGCTCTGTGCAACTCAAGTGATGAAAGACTTACGCGAAGAACATCCACAATTGGAAAAAAGTCAGTGCAGACCATTTCCAATGAACAGAGAGCCTCAAAAGTCCTAGGGAttgtgtttttcctctttttgcttaTGTGGTGTCCCTTCTTTATTACAAACATAACTTTAGTTTTATGTGATTCCTGTAACCAAACTACTCTCCAAATGCTCCTGGAGATATTTGTGTGGATAGGCTATGTTTCCTCAGGAGTGAATCCTTTGGTTTACACCCTCTTCAATAAGACATTTCGGGATGCATTTGGCCGATATATAACCTGCAATTACCGGGCCACAAAGTCAGTAAAAACTCTTAGAAAACGCTCCAGTAAGATCTACTTCCGGAATCCAACGGCAGAGAACTCTAAGTTTTTCAAGAAACATGGAATTCGAAATGGGATTAATCCTGCCATGTACCAGAGTCCAATGAGGCTCCGAAGTTCAACCATTCAGTCTTCATCAATCATTCTACTAGATACACTTCTCCTCACTGAAAATGAAGGTGACAAAACTGAAGAGCAAGTTAGTTACGTGTAG
- the LOC105473942 gene encoding 5-hydroxytryptamine receptor 2B isoform X1: MALSYRVSELQSTMPEHILQSTFVHVISSNWSGLQTESIPEEMKQIVEEQGNKLHWAALLILMVIIPTIGGNTLVILAVSLEKKLQYATNYFLMSLAVADLLVGLFVMPIALLTIMFEAMWPLPLVLCPAWLFLDVLFSTASIMHLCAISVDRYIAIKKPIQANQYNSRATAFIKITVVWLISIGIAIPIPIKGIETDVDNPNNITCVLTKERFGNFMLFGSLAAFFTPLAIMIVTYFLTIHALQKKAYLVKNKPPQRLTWSTVSTVFQRDETPCSSPEKVAMLDGSRKDKALCNSSDERLTRRTSTIGKKSVQTISNEQRASKVLGIVFFLFLLMWCPFFITNITLVLCDSCNQTTLQMLLEIFVWIGYVSSGVNPLVYTLFNKTFRDAFGRYITCNYRATKSVKTLRKRSSKIYFRNPTAENSKFFKKHGIRNGINPAMYQSPMRLRSSTIQSSSIILLDTLLLTENEGDKTEEQVSYV; this comes from the exons ATGGCTCTCTCTTACAGAGTGTCTGAACTTCAAAGCACAATGCCTGAGCACATTTTGCAGAGCACCTTTGTTCACGTTATCTCTTCTAACTGGTCTGGATTACAGACAGAATCAATACCAGAGGAAATGAAACAGATTGTTGAGGAACAGGGAAATAAACTGCACTGGGCAGCTCTTCTGATACTCATGGTGATAATACCCACAATTGGTGGAAATACCCTTGTTATTCTGGCTGTTTCGCTGGAGAAAAAGCTGCAGTATGCTACTAATTACTTTCTAATGTCCTTGGCGGTGGCTGATTTGCTGGTTGGATTGTTTGTGATGCCAATTGCCCTCTTGACAATAATGTTTG agGCTATGTGGCCCCTCCCACTTGTTCTATGTCCTGCCTGGTTATTCCTTGACGTTCTCTTTTCAACCGCATCCATCATGCATCTCTGTGCCATTTCAGTGGATCGTTATATAGCCATCAAAAAACCAATCCAGGCCAATCAATACAACTCACGAGCTACAGCATTCATCAAGATTACAGTGGTGTGGTTAATTTCAATAG GCATTGCCATTCCAATCCCTATTAAAGGGATAGAGACTGATGTGGACAACCCAAACAATATCACTTGTGTGCTGACAAAGGAACGTTTTGGCAATTTCATGCTCTTtggctcactggctgccttctttACACCTCTTGCAATTATGATTGTTACCTACTTTCTCACTATCCATGCTTTACAGAAGAAGGCTTACTTGGTCAAAAACAAGCCACCTCAACGCCTAACATGGTCAACTGTGTCTACAGTTTTCCAAAGGGATGAAACACCTTGTTCGTCACCGGAAAAGGTGGCAATGCTGGATGGTTCTCGAAAGGACAAGGCTCTGTGCAACTCAAGTGATGAAAGACTTACGCGAAGAACATCCACAATTGGAAAAAAGTCAGTGCAGACCATTTCCAATGAACAGAGAGCCTCAAAAGTCCTAGGGAttgtgtttttcctctttttgcttaTGTGGTGTCCCTTCTTTATTACAAACATAACTTTAGTTTTATGTGATTCCTGTAACCAAACTACTCTCCAAATGCTCCTGGAGATATTTGTGTGGATAGGCTATGTTTCCTCAGGAGTGAATCCTTTGGTTTACACCCTCTTCAATAAGACATTTCGGGATGCATTTGGCCGATATATAACCTGCAATTACCGGGCCACAAAGTCAGTAAAAACTCTTAGAAAACGCTCCAGTAAGATCTACTTCCGGAATCCAACGGCAGAGAACTCTAAGTTTTTCAAGAAACATGGAATTCGAAATGGGATTAATCCTGCCATGTACCAGAGTCCAATGAGGCTCCGAAGTTCAACCATTCAGTCTTCATCAATCATTCTACTAGATACACTTCTCCTCACTGAAAATGAAGGTGACAAAACTGAAGAGCAAGTTAGTTACGTGTAG